The genomic interval GGGTGGTTCAGGAAGCTTCCTGGACCCTCCTGGCGTTTCGATCACCTCATGTCGAGTCCGTACGGCTCATCCTGACCCGACACGTCCCGCACAGCCGGACAGCCAATGCCGCAATCCGGGACACTCTTCGCATCCTGTGGTGTGCCCGGGGAAAGGACGCGATGCCATGTCGGAGGCTGCATCCGCTCAGGTCACCCTGGCGAACAGCACAGCCCTGATTCCGTCTCTCGGACCGCTGCTCCACGAATGGCTGCCCCGGCAGCGGTGGTTCGCGGGCAAGGGACGGTCCATCACCGCCTTCTCGCTCGTCTCGGCCACCGAAATACTGCCGGTGGACGGCGGCGACGGCGCCACCCCCGGGCTCCTGCACCTGCTGGTGCGGGTCCACCAGCCCGGGATGCCCGACCAGCCCCCCGTGGACTGCTACCAGCTGCTCCTCGGGGTGCGCTCCGCGCTGCCCCAGCACCTCGCGCCCGCCGCCATCGGCCGGGTGCCCGACGGACCGCTGGCCGGGCTCGCGGTCTACGACGGGCTGCACGACGCGCGCCTCGCCTCGCTGCTGCTGGAACGATTGCGCACCCCCGGCCGGCTCGGCGCGGTCCGCTTCGACCGGGGCGCGGACCCGATCCCGGAGGACCTGCCGCCCCGGGTGCTGGACACCGAGCAGTCCAACTCCTCGCTGGTGTACGGCAACGCGTACATCCTGAAGATCTTCCGCCGGGTCTTCCCGGGCACCAACCCGGACCTGGAACTGCCGCTCGCGCTCTCCCGCGAGGGGTGCGGGCGGGTCCCGGCGCCGGTCGCCTGGTTCGAGGCGGCGACGCCGGAGCGGCTGACCCTCGGGGTGCTCCAGCCCTTCCTGCGCGGCGCCCAGGACGGCTGGCAGCTCGCCCTGCGCGCCCTCGCCACCGGGCACGACTTCCTGGACGAGGCGAGGGCGCTCGGCCGGGCCACCGCCGAGGTGCACACCGCGCTCGCCGCCGCCCTGCCCACCCCGGTGCTCCGCCGCTCCCAGACCGACGAGCTGGCCGCCGCCATGGTGGAGCGCCTGGAGGCCGCAGCCCACGCGGTCCCGGAGCTGGTCCCGTACGTCCCCGGGCTGCGCACCGCCTTCGACGCGGTCGCCGCGCTCGGGCACCGGGGCCGCAGCTGGGCCGCCCAGCGGGTGCACGGCGACCTCCACCTCGGCCAGACCCTGCGCGGCGCCGACGGGTTCTGGTCGCTGATCGACTTCGAGGGCGAGCCGGCCCGGCCGCTCCCGGAGCGCCGCAGCCCGCAGCCCCCGGTGCGCGATGTCGCCGGGATGCTGCGCTCCTTCGACTACGCGGCCCGCTCGCACCGGCCCTGGAAGCCCGAGTGGGCCGCCCGCTGCCGGGACGCCTACTGCGACGGCTACGCCGAGGCGGCGGGCACCGACCCGCGCGCCGAGCCGGAGCTGCTGCGCGCCCACGAGACCGACAAGGCGGTGTACGAGGTGCTGTACGAGGCCCGGCACCGGCCCGACTGGCTGCCGGTCCCCATGGCCGCGATCCACCGCCTGGCCTCGGCCTCCGGCTGAGGATGCCCCGCCCCCCGTACCGCCCCGCCAACACCCCGAGGAGGCAGTCCCTGTGACCGCCCGCAAGCCGTCCCGCAAGTCCGAGCCCGCCGCGCCCGCCGCCGAGCTGCCGCTCGCCGAGGAGCCGATCGCCGCCACCCTGTCCTCGCCGACGGCCGGGCCGCCCGCGAAGAAGCGCGCCCCGAAGAAGGCCGCCGCGACGGGGGCCGCCGCCGCCGCGCCGAAGCGCGCGAAGAAGGCCGCCGCGCCGCCCAAGCCCCGCAGCGCGGGCAGTCAGGAGCTGCGTCCGGCCACCCCGCTGCACGACGCCGACCGGGGCAGGCTGCTGGCCGGCGAGCACCACGACCCGCACGGCCTGCTGGGCGCGCACCAGGTGGGCGACGGGGTGGAGATCCGGGTGCTGCGCCCGTTCGCCCGGTCGGTCACCGTGCTCGCGAAGGGGCTGCGGGCGCCGCTGCACAGCGACGGGGACGGGCTGTTCTCCGGGGTGCTGCCGCTGCCCTCGGTGCCGGAGTACCGGCTGCTGGTGGCGTACGAGGACAACGAGATCGAGGTCCACGACCCGTACCGCTTCCTGCCCGCGCTCGGGGAGCTGGATCTGCACCTGATCCGCGAGGGCCGGCACGAGGAGCTGTGGACCGCGCTCGGGGCGCGGCCGATGGAGCACCAGGGCGTCGCCGGGACGCGGTTCACGGTGTGGGCGCCGAACGCCCGGGGCGTGCGGGTGTGCGGTGACTTCAACTACTGGGACGGCACGGGCTTCCCGATGCGGTCGCTGGGCTCGTCCGGGGTGTGGGAGCTGTTCCTGCCGGGGACCGGGGAGGGCGCGCTGTACAAGTTCGACATCTGCCGCCCCGACGGTTCGCACACGATGCGCTCGGACCCGATGGCCCGGCACACCGAGGTGCCGCCCGCCACCGCCTCGGTGGTGACGGCCGCGCACCATGAGTGGCGGGACCAGGAGTGGATGGCGAAGCGCGGGAGCGTGCCGGTGCACGAGGCGCCGTTCTCGGTGTACGAGGTGCACCTGCCGTCCTGGCGGCCCGGTCTCTCGTACCGGCAGCTGGCGGAGCAACTGCCCGCGTACGTCAAGGAGCTGGGCTTCACGCACGTCGAGCTGATGCCGGTGTCGGAGCACCCCTTCGGCGGCTCCTGGGGCTACCAGGTCACCGGGTTCTACGCGCCGACCTCCCGAATGGGCTCGCCGGACGACTTCCGCTTCCTGGTGGACGCGCTGCACCGGGCCGGGATCGGCGTGATCATGGACTGGGTGCCGGCGCACTTCCCGCGCGACGACTGGGCGCTCGCGGAGTTCGACGGGCGGCCGCTGTACGAGCACGAGGACCCGAGGCGGGCCGCGCACCCGGACTGGGGGACGCTGGAGTTCGACTACGGGCGCGCCGAGGTGCGCAACTTCCTGGTCGCCAACGCCACGTACTGGTGCGAGCAGTTCCACATCGACGGGCTGCGGGTGGACGCGGTGGCCTCGATGCTCTACCTGGACTACTCGCGCGAGGACGGCCAGTGGTCGCCCAACGAGTTCGGCGGGCGGGAGAACCTGGACGCGGTCTCCTTCCTCCAGGAGATGAACGCCACGGTCTACCGGCGCAATCCGGGCGTGGTCACCATCGCCGAGGAGTCCACGGCCTGGGAGGGCGTGACCCGGGCGACCGACCACGGCGGGCTCGGCTTCGGGCTGAAGTGGAACATGGGCTGGATGCACGACTCGCTGGTGTACGTCTCCAAGGAGCCGGTGCACCGCAAGTACCACCACAACGAGATGACGTTCTCGATGGTGTACGCGTACAGCGAGAACTACGTGCTGCCGATCTCGCACGACGAGGTGGTGCACGGCAAGCAGGCGCTGGTCTCCAAGATGCCCGGCGACTGGTGGCAGCAGCGCGCCAACCACCGCGCGTACCTGGGCTTCATGTGGGCCCACCCGGGCAAGCAACTGCTGTTCATGGGGCAGGAGTTCGCACAGGGCGCGGAGTGGTCGGAGGGCCACGGCCCGGACTGGTGGCTGCTGGACCCGGCGTACGAGGCGTCCGGCGACCACCGCGGGGTGCGGGAGCTGGTCGGCGACCTCAACAAGGTGTACGGGGCGACGCCCGCGCTCTGGCAGCGCGACACCCGTCCGGAGGGCTTCGCCTGGGTGGACGGGGGCGCGGCGGAGGACAACGTGTTCGCGTTCCTGCGCCACGACGCGAAGGGGGCGCCGCTGCTGGCGGTCTCCAACTTCTCACCGGTGGTGCGGCACGACTACCGGCTCGGGGTGCCGGAGGGCCCCCGGCTGTGGGCGGAGGTTCTGAACACGGACGAGGCCCGGTACGGGGGGAGCGATGTGCGCAACGAGGAGCCGCTGAAGCCGGAGGACGTGCCGTCGCACGGCAGGCCGTCGAGCGTGTCGCTGACGCTGCCGCCGCTGGCGACGGTGTGGTTCAAGCCGGCGTGACGCGGTGACGCGACGAGGGGCGGGGTCCGGTGGCCCCGCCCCTCGGGCGGTTCAGAGCACGTCCTCCAGCTCTTGGAGCAGCCGCCGCTTCGGGCGGGCGCCGACCATGGACTTCACCGGTTCGCCGTCCCGGAACACCATCAGGGTCGGCATCGAGAGGACGCCGTACCGGGTGCTGATCCCCGGGTTGCGGTCGACGTCGATCTGGACGACGCGGAGCCGTTCGCGCTCCTCGTCGGCGATGGCGCCCAGGACCGGGGCGAGCTGGCGGCAGGGGCCGCACCAGTCGGCGGTGAACTCCACCAGGACGGGCCGGGTCTCCCCCCGCACCTCGGTGTCGAAGGTCTCGTCGGTGAGCTCGTCGACACCCGTTACGTGGATCATCAGTCATCCTCCCAGTTCGCAGCGTGGTTCGGGGCCGCCGGGCAGGTCGGCGGACACCTCCAGCTCGGCGCGGGCCAGCTGGGCGCCCACCTCCGTGCGGACGGCCCGAAGCTGCTCGATGAGCCGGTCCAGCTCGCCGAGCTTGCGCCGGTAGACGGCGAGCGAGGCGGGGCAGGCGTCCCCGGCGGGGTGCCCGGCGCGCAGGCACTCCACGAAGGGCCGGGTCTCCTCCAGGTCGAACCCGAAGTCCTGGAGGGTCCGGATCTGCTGGAGCAGCCTGAGGTCGCTCTCGTCGTACGTGCGGTAGCCGTTCACCGCGCGCCGTGCGGGCAGCAGCCCGCGCGACTCGTAGTAGCGCAGCGTCCGCGTCGTCGTCCCGGCCCGTTCGGCCAGCTCCCCGATTCGCATGCCGCGACCGTAATCCTTGACGCCGACGTCAAGGCAAGGGCGTCAGACCTTGGTGAGCGAGGGCCGGTCCTCGCCGCCCTCGCGGGCCTCGGGGACGTACGGCTCGGCGGGGCCCTCGTCGCTGAGCATCTTCTCGTCGAAGGGGACCGCGCCGGAGAGGACCTGGCCGACCCGTTCGCGGTCGATCTCCTTGGTCCAGGTGCCGACGAGGACCGTGGCGACCGCGTTGCCCGCGAAGTTGGTCAGGGCGCGGGCCTCGCTCATGAAGCGGTCGATGCCGACGATCAGGCCGACGCCGTCGACCAGCTCGGGGCGGTGCGACTGGAGCCCGCCGGCCAGCGTGGCGAGACCGGCGCCGGTGACGCCCGCCGCGCCCTTGGAGGCGATGACCATGAAGACGAGCAGGGAGATCTGCTCACCGATGCTCAGCGGGTCGCCGGTGGCGTTGGCGATGAACAGCGAGGCCATCGTCAGGTAGATCGCGGTGCCGTCCAGGTTGAAGGAGTAGCCGGTCGGCACGGTGATGCCGACGACGGGCTTGCTGACGCCCATGTGCTCCATCTTCGCGATCAGCCGGGGCAGCGCCGACTCCGAGGAGGAGGTGGACAGGATCAGCAGGAACTCCCGGCCGAGGTACTTCAGCAGCGCGAAGATGTTGACCCCCGCGACCAGGCGCAGGATCGCGCCGAGCACCACGAAGACGAAGAGCGCGCAGGTGACGTAGAAGCCGATCATGATGACCGCGAGGGACTTCAGCGCGTCCACGCCGGTCTCGCCGACCACCGCGGCCATCGCGCCGAACGCGCCGATGGGCGCCGCCCACATGATCATGGCGAGGATGCGGAAGACGAGGCGCTGGATGTGCCCGATGCCGCGCAGCACCGGCTCTCCGGCCGAGCCCAGGGCCTGGAGCGCGAAGCCCGCGAGCAGGGCGATCAGCAGGGTCTGGAGGACCTCGCCCGCGGTGAAGGCGGAGACCAGGGTGGTCGGGATGATCCCGAGCAGGAAGTCCGTGGTGGACTCGCCGGCCCCCTCGGCCTGCTTCTCACCGGCGGCCCGGACCGCCTCGGTGATGTGGAGGCCGGAGCCGGGCTCCAGGATGTTGCCGACGATCAGGCCGATGGCCAGGGCGACCGTCGACATGACGAGGAAGTAGCCGAGGGCGAGGCCGCCGACGGCCCCGACCTTGGCGGCCTTGCGGACCGAGCCGACGCCCAGGACGATCGTGCAGAAGATGATCGGCGAGATCATCATCTTGATCAGGTTCACGAACCCGGTGCCGATGGGCTTCAGCTCGACGGCGGCGTCGGGGGCGACGAAGCCCACGAGGATGCCGAGGCCCACGGCCACGATCACGGCGAGATACAGATACTTCGTACGGTCCGGCTTGGCGCGTTCCGCTTCGGCGGCGTTCACTGCCACGGGGGTCTCCTCGGGTCGTCGTCGTCCCACCCCCGTGCCGGGGGCCCCGGCGACTATCCCGCCCGCTGTGACCCCGGTCACCGTTGCGTGCATTTCGTTCATACGTTTTCGGCCAGGCAGACTGGTCGGCATGCGTTTTCCCCGTACCCGACCGCGCAGCCTGGCCGGCCAGCTGTTCGCGTGGCAGGTGGTGCTGGTGGCGGCCGTCGTGGCGGGGTGCGCGTTCTTCGCGTACGTCTCCGGGCGCGGCCAGGCCGAGGAGACGGCGGCGCGGCAGGTGCGGGCGGTGGCCCTCTCGGTGGCCGGATCGCCGTCCGTCCGGGAGGCGATCCGCACCGACGACCCGTCCGCCGCGCTCCAGCCGTACGCGGAGCGGGTGCGCAAGGAGACCGGGATCGCCTTCATCACGATCATGAGCCCGGACCGGGTCCGCTGGACGCACCCGGACGCCGACCGCATCGGTGAGACCTTCCTCGGCCACACCGCCCGGGCGCTGCGCGGCGAGACCTTCACGGAGACGTACACCGGCACGCTCGGGCCCTCCATCCGGGTCGTCACCCCGGTCCGCGACGGCGGCCGGATCACCGGCCTGGTCAGCGCGGGCATCACGGTGGACCGGGTCTCCTCGCAGGTGCGGGCGCAGCTGGGCGCCCTGGCGCTGGCGGCGGGTGCGGCCCTGGTGCTCGGCGGGCTCGGCACGTACGTGATCAACGCGCGGCTGCGGCGGCACACGCACGGGATGAACGCGGCGGAGCTGAGCAGGCTGCACGATTACCACGAGGCGACCCTGCACGCGGTGCGCGAGGGGCTGCTGATGCTGGACGGGCAGCGCCGGATCGCCCTGATCAACGACGCGGGCCGGGACCTGCTCGGCCTGGCCCCGGGCACGGTGGGCCGCCGGGTCGCGGACCTCGATCTGCCGGCCCCGCTGACCGGGGCGCTGCTCGCCTCCGAGGAGCGGGTGGACGAGGTGCACCTGACGGCGGACCGGGTCATCGTCGTCAACACCCGCCCGGTGGTCGGCGGCGAGCGGCGCGGGACCGTGGTGACCCTGCGCGACCACACCGAGCTCCAGGCGCTCTCCGGGGAGCTGGACTCGGAGCGCGGTTTCACCCGGGCGCTGCGCTCCCAGGCGCACGAGGCGGCGAACCGGCTGCACACCGTGGTCTCGCTGATCGAGCTGGGCCGGGCGGACGAGGCGGTCGGCTTCGCCACGGCGGAGCTGGAGCTGGCCCAGGCGCTCACCGACCGGGTGGTGGGCGCGGTCGCCGAACCGGTGCTCGCCGCCCTGCTCCTGGGCAAGGCGGCGCAGGCGAACGAGCGGGGCGTGGAGCTGGTGCTCGCGGAGGACAGCCTCATCGACGACGGCGCGCTGCCCGCCTCGCTCCCCGCCCGCGACCTGGTGACGATCCTCGGCAATCTGATCGACAACGCGGTGGACGCGGTGACCCAGGAGGCGGCCGGGTCCGGGCAGCGCGGCCGGGTCGTGGTCACCGCGCTCGCCGAAGGGGGCGAACTGCTGCTGCGGGTCGCGGACAACGGGGCCGGGGTCGACCCGGCGGACGCGGCCGAGGTGTTCCGGGCGGGCTGGTCGACGCA from Streptomyces drozdowiczii carries:
- a CDS encoding sensor histidine kinase; the protein is MRFPRTRPRSLAGQLFAWQVVLVAAVVAGCAFFAYVSGRGQAEETAARQVRAVALSVAGSPSVREAIRTDDPSAALQPYAERVRKETGIAFITIMSPDRVRWTHPDADRIGETFLGHTARALRGETFTETYTGTLGPSIRVVTPVRDGGRITGLVSAGITVDRVSSQVRAQLGALALAAGAALVLGGLGTYVINARLRRHTHGMNAAELSRLHDYHEATLHAVREGLLMLDGQRRIALINDAGRDLLGLAPGTVGRRVADLDLPAPLTGALLASEERVDEVHLTADRVIVVNTRPVVGGERRGTVVTLRDHTELQALSGELDSERGFTRALRSQAHEAANRLHTVVSLIELGRADEAVGFATAELELAQALTDRVVGAVAEPVLAALLLGKAAQANERGVELVLAEDSLIDDGALPASLPARDLVTILGNLIDNAVDAVTQEAAGSGQRGRVVVTALAEGGELLLRVADNGAGVDPADAAEVFRAGWSTHGAGRGLGLALVRQAAHRSGGTVGLEQGPDGGAVFTVRLPLAAGVRA
- a CDS encoding maltokinase N-terminal cap-like domain-containing protein → MSEAASAQVTLANSTALIPSLGPLLHEWLPRQRWFAGKGRSITAFSLVSATEILPVDGGDGATPGLLHLLVRVHQPGMPDQPPVDCYQLLLGVRSALPQHLAPAAIGRVPDGPLAGLAVYDGLHDARLASLLLERLRTPGRLGAVRFDRGADPIPEDLPPRVLDTEQSNSSLVYGNAYILKIFRRVFPGTNPDLELPLALSREGCGRVPAPVAWFEAATPERLTLGVLQPFLRGAQDGWQLALRALATGHDFLDEARALGRATAEVHTALAAALPTPVLRRSQTDELAAAMVERLEAAAHAVPELVPYVPGLRTAFDAVAALGHRGRSWAAQRVHGDLHLGQTLRGADGFWSLIDFEGEPARPLPERRSPQPPVRDVAGMLRSFDYAARSHRPWKPEWAARCRDAYCDGYAEAAGTDPRAEPELLRAHETDKAVYEVLYEARHRPDWLPVPMAAIHRLASASG
- the trxA gene encoding thioredoxin, with the protein product MIHVTGVDELTDETFDTEVRGETRPVLVEFTADWCGPCRQLAPVLGAIADEERERLRVVQIDVDRNPGISTRYGVLSMPTLMVFRDGEPVKSMVGARPKRRLLQELEDVL
- the glgB gene encoding 1,4-alpha-glucan branching enzyme, which codes for MTARKPSRKSEPAAPAAELPLAEEPIAATLSSPTAGPPAKKRAPKKAAATGAAAAAPKRAKKAAAPPKPRSAGSQELRPATPLHDADRGRLLAGEHHDPHGLLGAHQVGDGVEIRVLRPFARSVTVLAKGLRAPLHSDGDGLFSGVLPLPSVPEYRLLVAYEDNEIEVHDPYRFLPALGELDLHLIREGRHEELWTALGARPMEHQGVAGTRFTVWAPNARGVRVCGDFNYWDGTGFPMRSLGSSGVWELFLPGTGEGALYKFDICRPDGSHTMRSDPMARHTEVPPATASVVTAAHHEWRDQEWMAKRGSVPVHEAPFSVYEVHLPSWRPGLSYRQLAEQLPAYVKELGFTHVELMPVSEHPFGGSWGYQVTGFYAPTSRMGSPDDFRFLVDALHRAGIGVIMDWVPAHFPRDDWALAEFDGRPLYEHEDPRRAAHPDWGTLEFDYGRAEVRNFLVANATYWCEQFHIDGLRVDAVASMLYLDYSREDGQWSPNEFGGRENLDAVSFLQEMNATVYRRNPGVVTIAEESTAWEGVTRATDHGGLGFGLKWNMGWMHDSLVYVSKEPVHRKYHHNEMTFSMVYAYSENYVLPISHDEVVHGKQALVSKMPGDWWQQRANHRAYLGFMWAHPGKQLLFMGQEFAQGAEWSEGHGPDWWLLDPAYEASGDHRGVRELVGDLNKVYGATPALWQRDTRPEGFAWVDGGAAEDNVFAFLRHDAKGAPLLAVSNFSPVVRHDYRLGVPEGPRLWAEVLNTDEARYGGSDVRNEEPLKPEDVPSHGRPSSVSLTLPPLATVWFKPA
- a CDS encoding cation:dicarboxylate symporter family transporter; amino-acid sequence: MNAAEAERAKPDRTKYLYLAVIVAVGLGILVGFVAPDAAVELKPIGTGFVNLIKMMISPIIFCTIVLGVGSVRKAAKVGAVGGLALGYFLVMSTVALAIGLIVGNILEPGSGLHITEAVRAAGEKQAEGAGESTTDFLLGIIPTTLVSAFTAGEVLQTLLIALLAGFALQALGSAGEPVLRGIGHIQRLVFRILAMIMWAAPIGAFGAMAAVVGETGVDALKSLAVIMIGFYVTCALFVFVVLGAILRLVAGVNIFALLKYLGREFLLILSTSSSESALPRLIAKMEHMGVSKPVVGITVPTGYSFNLDGTAIYLTMASLFIANATGDPLSIGEQISLLVFMVIASKGAAGVTGAGLATLAGGLQSHRPELVDGVGLIVGIDRFMSEARALTNFAGNAVATVLVGTWTKEIDRERVGQVLSGAVPFDEKMLSDEGPAEPYVPEAREGGEDRPSLTKV
- a CDS encoding MerR family transcriptional regulator; this translates as MRIGELAERAGTTTRTLRYYESRGLLPARRAVNGYRTYDESDLRLLQQIRTLQDFGFDLEETRPFVECLRAGHPAGDACPASLAVYRRKLGELDRLIEQLRAVRTEVGAQLARAELEVSADLPGGPEPRCELGG